From Mustela nigripes isolate SB6536 chromosome 13, MUSNIG.SB6536, whole genome shotgun sequence, one genomic window encodes:
- the SRSF5 gene encoding serine/arginine-rich splicing factor 5 isoform X1, translated as MSGCRVFIGRLNPAAREKDVERFFKGYGRIRDIDLKRGFGFVEFEDPRDADDAVYELDGKELCSERVTIEHARARSRGGRGRGRYSDRFSSRRPRNDRRNAPPVRTENRLIVENLSSRVSWQDLKDFMRQAGEVTFADAHRPKLNEGVVEFASYGDLKNAIEKLSGKEINGRKIKLIEGSKRHSRSRSRSRSRTRSSSRSRSRSRSRSRKSYSRSRSRSRSRSKSRSVSRSPVPEKSQKRGSSSRSKSPASVDRQRSRSRSRSRSRSVDSGN; from the exons ATGAGTGGTTGTCGAGTATTTATCGGGAGGTTAAATCCAGCGGCCAGGGAGAAAGACGTGGAAAGATTCTTCAAGGGGTATGGACGAATAAGAGATATTGATCTGAAAAGAGGCTTTGGTTTTGTG GAATTTGAGGATCCCAGGGATGCGGATGATGCCGTATATGAACTCGATGGAAAAGAACTGTGCAGTGAGAG GGTTACTATTGAACATGCTAGAGCTCGGTCTCGAGGTGGACGAGGTCGAGGACGCTATTCTGACCGTTTTAGTAGTCGCAGACCTCGAAATGATAGACG aaATGCTCCACCTGTAAGAACAGAAAATCGGCTTATAGTTGAGAATTTATCTTCAAGAGTCAGCTGGCAG GATCTCAAAGATTTCATGAGACAAGCTGGGGAAGTAACCTTTGCGGATGCACATCGACCTAAATTAAATGAAGG GGTGGTTGAGTTCGCCTCTTACGGTGATTTAAAGAATGCTATTgaaaaactttctggaaaggaaataaatgggagaaaaatcaaattaattgaAGGCAGCAAAAGGCACAG TAGGTCACGGAGCAGGTCTCGTTCCAGGACCAGGAGTTCCTCTAGGTCTCGTAGCCGGTCTCGGTCCCGGAGTCGCAAGTCTTACAGCCGGTCcaggagccggagccggagccggagcaaATCCCGTTCTGTTAGTAGGTCTCCTGTGCCTGAGAAGAGCCAGAAACGTGGTTCTTCAAGTAGATCTAAGTCTCCAGCATCTGTGGATCGCCAGAGGTCCAGGTCCCGATCCCGGTCAAGGTCCAGATCAGTTGACAGTGGCAATTAA
- the SRSF5 gene encoding serine/arginine-rich splicing factor 5 isoform X2, which produces MSGCRVFIGRLNPAAREKDVERFFKGYGRIRDIDLKRGFGFVEFEDPRDADDAVYELDGKELCSERVTIEHARARSRGGRGRGRYSDRFSSRRPRNDRRNAPPVRTENRLIVENLSSRVSWQDLKDFMRQAGEVTFADAHRPKLNEGVVEFASYGDLKNAIEKLSGKEINGRKIKLIEGSKRHRSRSRSRSRTRSSSRSRSRSRSRSRKSYSRSRSRSRSRSKSRSVSRSPVPEKSQKRGSSSRSKSPASVDRQRSRSRSRSRSRSVDSGN; this is translated from the exons ATGAGTGGTTGTCGAGTATTTATCGGGAGGTTAAATCCAGCGGCCAGGGAGAAAGACGTGGAAAGATTCTTCAAGGGGTATGGACGAATAAGAGATATTGATCTGAAAAGAGGCTTTGGTTTTGTG GAATTTGAGGATCCCAGGGATGCGGATGATGCCGTATATGAACTCGATGGAAAAGAACTGTGCAGTGAGAG GGTTACTATTGAACATGCTAGAGCTCGGTCTCGAGGTGGACGAGGTCGAGGACGCTATTCTGACCGTTTTAGTAGTCGCAGACCTCGAAATGATAGACG aaATGCTCCACCTGTAAGAACAGAAAATCGGCTTATAGTTGAGAATTTATCTTCAAGAGTCAGCTGGCAG GATCTCAAAGATTTCATGAGACAAGCTGGGGAAGTAACCTTTGCGGATGCACATCGACCTAAATTAAATGAAGG GGTGGTTGAGTTCGCCTCTTACGGTGATTTAAAGAATGCTATTgaaaaactttctggaaaggaaataaatgggagaaaaatcaaattaattgaAGGCAGCAAAAGGCACAG GTCACGGAGCAGGTCTCGTTCCAGGACCAGGAGTTCCTCTAGGTCTCGTAGCCGGTCTCGGTCCCGGAGTCGCAAGTCTTACAGCCGGTCcaggagccggagccggagccggagcaaATCCCGTTCTGTTAGTAGGTCTCCTGTGCCTGAGAAGAGCCAGAAACGTGGTTCTTCAAGTAGATCTAAGTCTCCAGCATCTGTGGATCGCCAGAGGTCCAGGTCCCGATCCCGGTCAAGGTCCAGATCAGTTGACAGTGGCAATTAA